A single window of Streptomyces xanthii DNA harbors:
- a CDS encoding RICIN domain-containing protein codes for MRRPTRKAFAALIAAAALALPLLTPTPASAATTTSRFANYRYGDCLRETDETGLKGDRCSTGRGSLKWQWNGRLNTSTTVKNNFWGRCLDSNDRGDVYPLRCNGGSYQKWRTVQPAARSAIMLQSVGTGRCLYQQDNGYYRTARCNRDAQNQRFTIG; via the coding sequence GTGCGCCGCCCGACCCGCAAAGCCTTCGCCGCCCTCATCGCCGCAGCCGCCCTCGCCCTCCCCCTCCTCACCCCCACGCCCGCCTCGGCTGCCACCACCACCAGCCGCTTCGCGAACTACCGCTACGGCGACTGCCTGCGCGAGACCGACGAAACCGGTCTCAAGGGCGACCGCTGCTCCACCGGCCGCGGCAGCCTCAAGTGGCAGTGGAACGGCCGCCTCAACACCAGCACCACTGTCAAGAACAACTTCTGGGGACGCTGCCTCGACAGCAACGACCGGGGCGACGTCTACCCCCTGCGCTGCAACGGCGGCTCCTACCAGAAGTGGCGCACCGTCCAGCCCGCCGCCCGCAGCGCCATCATGCTCCAGAGCGTCGGCACGGGCCGCTGCCTCTACCAGCAGGACAACGGCTACTACCGCACGGCCCGCTGCAACCGAGACGCCCAGAACCAGCGCTTCACCATCGGCTGA
- a CDS encoding TerD family protein produces the protein MTVIRTGVHKPEVRLRWDPSPLGEPPRHLDIVAATYSVEDPHGEPVYVVHTESRSPDGTINMTRHSETGQGFGFVEVMVLELDRLAPSFGRVVVGVVIHQDGGRRTFGDISHAGTSIVEKYSELLADDFSTVSTATAMTLCEFTRDGAGQWELHGRIQGFDSGPVEFPRQMGASGQA, from the coding sequence GTGACAGTGATCAGGACCGGAGTGCACAAGCCGGAGGTCCGTCTGCGCTGGGACCCCAGCCCGTTGGGTGAACCGCCACGCCACCTCGACATCGTCGCTGCCACCTATTCGGTGGAGGACCCGCACGGGGAGCCCGTGTACGTGGTGCATACGGAGAGCAGGTCGCCGGACGGCACCATCAACATGACCCGGCACAGCGAGACCGGGCAGGGCTTCGGCTTCGTCGAGGTGATGGTCCTGGAACTGGACCGGCTGGCACCCTCGTTCGGACGGGTTGTGGTCGGTGTGGTGATCCACCAGGACGGCGGTCGTCGCACCTTCGGGGACATCTCACACGCCGGAACGTCGATCGTGGAGAAGTACTCCGAGCTCCTGGCCGACGACTTCTCCACGGTGTCCACCGCTACCGCCATGACCTTGTGCGAGTTCACGCGTGACGGTGCGGGTCAATGGGAACTGCACGGACGCATCCAGGGATTCGACAGCGGTCCCGTCGAGTTTCCGCGTCAGATGGGTGCATCGGGGCAGGCATGA